One region of Endozoicomonas sp. Mp262 genomic DNA includes:
- a CDS encoding HigA family addiction module antitoxin: protein MSMHNPPHPGEFIESIYMEPYGISCRYLAEQLGVAASTLNRVIKGKSAVSPEMALRLSKVLGRTPQSWLAMQDNYEIWQAKKRINLSELQPLKFRTV from the coding sequence ATGTCCATGCACAATCCGCCACATCCTGGGGAGTTCATCGAATCCATTTATATGGAGCCATACGGGATTAGTTGTCGCTATCTGGCTGAACAGCTGGGAGTTGCTGCCTCTACCCTTAATCGGGTCATAAAGGGTAAAAGTGCCGTTTCTCCTGAAATGGCGTTAAGGCTTTCTAAGGTTCTGGGTCGTACCCCTCAAAGCTGGCTTGCTATGCAAGATAACTATGAAATTTGGCAGGCAAAGAAAAGAATTAACCTCTCTGAGCTCCAGCCTCTTAAGTTTCGTACCGTATAA
- a CDS encoding transposase, giving the protein MTRARNSLIDPDSTPYYHCMARCVRRAYLCGKDHFSGKDYEHRRQWVVDRLTELAAIFAIEVCAYAVMSNHYHVVLHINAQEANDWNKNDILKRWTRLFAGPVIVQRYLGGARLSEAEMRRVDEFAEEYRFRLQDISWFMRCLNEYLAREANKEDKCRGRFWEGRFKSQALLDEAALLTCMAYVDLNPVRAKLADTPEASDFTSIKERIEKAADNTTSKQPASLKPFRCQGQSPEVALPFILQHYLELVDWSGRVVRADKRGAIADDIPPILSRLGIDSNEWINTMRWNNRFYQAVGRLQAMKAHALKTGRNWLRGLTACCRLYISHQR; this is encoded by the coding sequence ATGACCCGCGCCCGCAATAGCCTGATTGATCCTGACAGTACACCTTACTACCACTGTATGGCACGGTGCGTGCGTCGTGCCTATCTCTGTGGAAAGGATCATTTTTCAGGCAAAGATTATGAGCACCGTCGGCAGTGGGTGGTGGATAGACTGACAGAGTTGGCTGCTATTTTTGCCATTGAAGTCTGTGCCTATGCCGTGATGTCCAATCATTATCATGTGGTTTTGCATATCAATGCGCAGGAAGCTAATGACTGGAACAAGAATGATATTCTGAAACGCTGGACTCGATTATTCGCTGGACCTGTAATAGTGCAACGGTATCTGGGGGGAGCCAGACTGAGTGAAGCAGAAATGCGTCGTGTTGACGAGTTTGCGGAAGAGTATCGGTTCAGGCTTCAGGATATTAGCTGGTTTATGCGCTGTCTTAATGAATACCTGGCTAGAGAAGCGAATAAAGAAGATAAGTGTCGTGGGCGCTTCTGGGAGGGGCGGTTTAAGAGTCAGGCGCTACTGGATGAAGCCGCGCTGTTGACTTGTATGGCCTATGTGGATTTAAACCCCGTCAGAGCAAAACTGGCGGATACACCGGAGGCATCAGATTTTACCTCTATCAAAGAGAGAATTGAGAAAGCCGCGGATAACACTACCAGCAAACAGCCTGCCAGCTTGAAGCCTTTTCGATGTCAGGGACAAAGCCCGGAGGTAGCGTTACCATTTATTCTTCAGCATTATCTGGAACTGGTTGATTGGAGTGGCCGAGTAGTCAGGGCTGACAAACGAGGGGCTATTGCTGATGATATCCCGCCTATTCTCTCCAGGCTTGGTATTGATTCCAATGAATGGATTAACACTATGCGATGGAATAACCGCTTTTATCAAGCGGTAGGCCGGTTACAGGCAATGAAAGCCCATGCGTTAAAAACAGGCCGGAACTGGCTGCGGGGATTGACTGCCTGTTGCCGTTTATACATATCACATCAACGTTAA